The Diospyros lotus cultivar Yz01 chromosome 11, ASM1463336v1, whole genome shotgun sequence region CTAAATTTGGACTAAATAATATAATCGAGACTTCTCTAATAGTTAACTACTCATGCAAGAGTGGGTCGTGGCAATTATTGCCCAATCTATTGTCATTCCTCCTTGATAAACTGTGAGCTAATAATACTGATAGGTTGATTGGTCTGGTCAGTTCTTGCCACTCTATATATTCTGGCTATATATGCTTTAATACCTAAACCTTTCAAGAGGGAAAccgaatccaacaaataaggATTACTTCTTAACTTAATCAATTGAGCCAATGGCTGAGAATAATTAGTACGTCATTAATGAATTACCAATGTAAGTATCAAAATCTGTCCTGCGGGCTTCGATGCTGGCTTTAATGCTTTCGAGACTGTGTCCTCGCTCTGCCACGTCCCTCTGTACGTAGATCGCAGAAAAGAGAGGAATAAAACCATAATTCTGTTTCTAGCAAATGGATCCTACTCCTAGAACTGGATTAATTAGCTGAGCATTATTCAGTGCTCACCTGAATTTTCCATGCGAATTTAACCTCATTGCTGATGTCCAAATAGATACTGAAGTCCAAGAGGTCTCTCACACGTTTATCATACCTACATATTCGACAAAATCAAGGTGATCATCACATCAGAACCAACATAGGAAAAAgctataaataattaatgttaattctACAATTCAATTAAGCTACAATCGAATTTATATTTAGGCCAATCCAAGGATTAATTGCTGGATCAGATGCCCTGGACAATTCTCAGTTCCTTAATTTACTGGCTTCATTTGAGcagaagattaaaaaaattaagaacaaattatagtgattggataagaaaaggaAGATCAATACCTCAAGAATGGAAGGAAGAAAGCAAAACATCtaggacaattttttttttttattttgcttatAATTGAAGATGAGGCCCTTATAGAACAAACCAAACTGGCCAAGACAGAAAATAACTAggacaattaaataaaaagatattgctatataaacattaattaatttttgtagaaAAAACCCATTTGAAATTATGCACCTGCCTTTGTCCCGTTACGTGAGccactaacattaatattatttcgTCAATAATTTTCATCTATGATTATATGTTCATGCATGTTTGGGCAGATAAAAAGTTTTATGAAATTAACTAGTGACTGGAGAACATGCGAGACTGCTACAATTAGTTTggttttatacaaaaaaatatgcaaaaatatcattttctaaaAAAGAATTCACATAACACAGTGAATACTACATAGCCGCACACAGAATATAAGCTGTGACCTGTCAATAGAAAACAGGAATACTCAATgaaaaacagaagaaagaaagcaactTTAAAATTGTCAACGAAGatattaaactattttttttttaaattgataaaGATTTGTGCCTGACTTTTCATATTAGAAAAGCtcgtaaaaaattaaagtgtagcCGGTGATTCAGAAGTTTGACCTCAATAGCAGAAGAGATCACTATATCCtctgagtgagagagagagagagagagagagtaaccGGAACAAGCAGAAACTTATAATTTGACATGAATGCATGAATGAAAGAAAACTCACATTGGGTGCAGGCCTTCAATGACAAGGATCCTGGGGGGCTTGATAATCTCTGGAGCATCCAACAAACCAGTAACATGATTGTAAATCGGCTTCTCCACAGCTTTCCCCTCTTTCAGAGCCTTAATCTGCTCAAACATAAGATCAAAGTTATTGGCTCTCGGATGAAGCGCAGTCACCCCCTTCTCCTTCCTTCCATTCCTATCCAGCAAGTGGAAATCATCCAAACAAATCACAGTGGTCATGTCACTGATCAGCGTGTTGGAGTCCGGGTTCCCTCCCTTCGGCGGCTCAGCTGAGCCACCAAACACGCTCGTCAGTCGCCGCATGAACGTGCTCTTCCCGCACCCTGAATCCGCCGCCAAGCCGATCACCACCGTCTTCTCGTCCGCCGAGCATGTAATAGCACCACCTCTGTTGCCGCCGTAGAAAACCACCTTTTCCCCGCGAAATCCGAACTGGGTTTTCGTGGATCTAGAAAATGAACAAGGGGAGTTCAAGGATTGAACGGTGTATACAGTACAGACTGCCattctgtttctttcttttttttctctcactctctctctccctctgtgtGGAGAGAAAGAAGGGGAGGGGACGGGTTTATTGGGGGAGCTCAGCTGGTTTTGGGAAGTGCAATGCGATGGGTTTTGAATTATCCAGGAAAAATTTCAGGCAGAAaagtaaggaagaagaaggtgaggtAATGGACGGGTACAGAAACAAATGGCGGTTCGTTCGGTTTTGGAAGGACGGTGAAGAAAACAGTTTGGGTCGGCGAGGTGGAGTGGAGGCTGATGCTTCGATACGCGTGGGATTCTGGGATCACCCCCTGTTTTGGACAAATGTGTAGCTGTAGGTGATTTTAAGGCAAAGGGGACACGAGTCGGCTCGAATCAGTGGGCTCGGGTTACAATTGTCACTTCGCTGCTCCTTTACATAATTACAAGTAATTTCAATCGATTTTAAGCTGTTAATTTAACAATAAAGAgctaaaaaaacttattttaccCTTATATGAGATAATTAATATGGGAATGAATGTTGAAGATGACGATATCTCATGCAGTTTCAATAGTTTGCTGCTGTGACACATGGCAACAGCTATGATACCTAGCCGCTATACAGTGACTGGTTGGAGATGACTGGAGGTGACATGGCagcaattatttaatttaatacgaTAAAGTGACATCACAGTTCAAAAGTGACCGGGGATCAAGTTttgttaaattttcatatacaaTACTCTCTGCCCTAAAAGAATTTCCAATGAAGGGAGTCAACGTTCTAAAACCAGCTGCAAGCAGCCCCAAATATTGCTATTGCAACGAAGTTGCGAGCATCATATAATGTATGGTCCGAATAGACCAAATGGCGTGGGAATTGTGGCCATTGGCCAAATTCTCGAGaaacaaacagaaaaagaaaacattaaacAGCCAAGTGGGCATAGTTATTTAAGCCAAAGCAGCAGAAGTTAATCTGTCAGAGTCAAAACCAAGGGAGATTTCCATGGACTACCAAAATTGTGGGTACTTTCCAGTTGGAGGCAGTCCCACAGTAATTATTCTATTATAGATCTATTTGTTGGCTTCATTACTTCTTGGCTTGGAGATGGACGTAGGTACAcgcctattattattattatggagTTGTCAATttgattcattatttttttttctttttaaattatgtataGTTTTTGTCTTTTGATGAATGTTGATGCTTTTGACACaggaataattaaaaaaagggATATtgcttataatatatattgggAAGACAATGACCCAAAGacatataaaaggaaaaaggtcaaaagaacataataatttaaaggaaaatttCACTCACATTTTTGTAGCTTAGGTTTTTTCTTTAgatctcttataattaatttttagttttttttatactttaaaatagtgtttgttaatgagttgaaaatagtgaaatatgtaaaatattttagataatgtGACTTTTTATCcgttaaaaatcaaataaacagATCTCTAtttctctaaataaatttatctaaaattttataaataagagaaaaaaatccaTATGCTCATTCATCTCATAAAACTCTCACACTTTCTTTATCTTCCTCTTCATATTCTTGTTTGTTGATCACCGTTACCTGTATCTTCTGTTGTGTCCACCACTATCTCTTGTGTTGTCCATAACAACTGTTGCATTGGTCACAATCTACTTCACCTACGTCGCCGCCTTTATCATTGTCTATTGCTTAAAACAACCTACTTCTTCATGTTTCACTAGCAACTATTAGTTTCTTATCACCACCCACTATTGCTCCACTACTCGTTCCCGGTTTCCTTCTTCAAATGTTAGTTTCCCCTTATTTCTGAATGTCCTTTGGCAcaccattattttatttatttattttgataatgagataaatattttgataaaaaatcttTATCTCAATtcttattatatgtattttgtattttaagaaacatatgaaaagaaaatatgcatttctcagtatattttaaaaaatttaataaataatatagaaaTCTAAAAATACTTCTTAAGATTATTTGGACTATTTTATATCTTagtccaaaaattattttaattttattttaatattatcttattttactcattttaataaatattatctacaaacatataataacatctaatatatatcttttaatcGCATTTATTCTAATAAAGGCTTGTCTTAAAAGGGATAAAACGTCAATAGTGAAGAatctattataaatttgtgtgaATAATGAGAAATCTTTTATTTTGCAGGAATTTTTACGTTCCATCTCATTTcagtattaattaaatttttatttaaatacaacTGCTATTGTAAGAAGAATGAAAGTTGTAACATTCTCAATAGTGAGTTTCCCTCTTTTTGTGTCAACATGTCCCaaaatttttgggtttaattggTATTGTCTTACTATTAACAAGTATTAATTGCATTCttctaattattattacatAGAGACTTGTTTTAAGATATAAATCTTGAGGTGGATAATATGTTTCAAAATTGAGATGGAttttaagatagaaaattatctgtctcaaatttgaaatgaattttgattaaatttgaaatgaattttgagacaaaattgttttctcaaatttaatacaaattctGAGACATAtaatattcatctcaaatttatagacaaattttgagatgaaaaattaCCCGTATCAGATTTGAGATAAATAATACTTGTattaaatttgagacgaattttgagacaaaattttttttgtcttaaatttaaaatgaatttgaaaaggGATAATATCTATCTAAAATTTGTAAATTGATTTTGTCATGAAAAATTAgctgtctcaaatttgagccgaatttaaaatattaatttataaaattaatatttttatttataaatatagaaattaaatataacccaaaattaaatatatttatttaatttaaaatctaaatctttatttaaattctaaccatataaataaatatatttatgtacataaaatataaaattaaatatatataaatgtaaactaaatatataaaaatttaaaaattaaaatatatattaaatgtataataattaactattagtaatatttattaaatgtatataaatgtatacaaaatgaaaaaaaaagggataggagagagaaagggacatttttgcatttttaaaaagattagggtatgaattatattttgtttttatgtgaaaagtaaattaaaattgaatcgaatagtatttaaaaaacatataaatactatttttagattgaatagattatataaatattaagagTGAGTCAAGAAGAATGcatcaaatttcaaaatcttgGTATGTCACAATTAAAGGGTCCACTTATTGATACTATGTAAAGAGCAATTATTTTATGAAGCAACTAATTAGGAACATCAAATTTGTTGGCTCCACAGAGTTTGGAGAAGTGGTGGCACTTGTGGGTGAGAGTTTCATTACAAAAATTTAGACTTTttgtgataaattaatttgttatagTAAGCATGAAAATTGTCACAACATACTTATTATGACAAATTTAGTTTGTCATTACATTAGTCACACCATGCTCGTCTCATtaagtatattgtgacaaaaatgattttattacaATATCATCTATATTATTGtgacaaataatattttgtcacttaTACTAACttattatgataaattatttttttataaaaaaaaatatatatttttcataataagtattatttagttaaaataaatcaaaattttgatacaAGTCATATATTTTATCGTGACAAACTGTatcttttgacaaaaaaatattttgtaacaaattaaaatggttactaaattattttttcacaatttgaatagtgacaaaacttatttaataatttttaatatgataaaataaattttatcatatattaACTAATTTGACACTATATTTTAGTTGCACATTCTGTAATcacaaataattttgtcaattatttaatattatgacaaatattttttgacaaaatataaataataacgaAACGAGTATATAGATATTATTAATGGCACATGACATACAACATTAAtagatataattaatttttatgtactaaaaaatatataattaattttcataccTAATCAATAgttaataaaattgaagtttgtacaaaatattatatgatttgcttaataatcaatttttttcactttgattaatcaattttcttttaaatgttcttttaggagaatttgtttttgaaagtTATTCTAAATAATAAGTAACTTAAATTCATATTAGGAAGCCgacatgaaatttaaaaatataatataaataatttgaaagttattttgaatttaaataaaaatatgaatctAATTATACTCGAtcagtttaaataattaaaataaataattattaattatgcattaaaattaacatttcatGTACTTATAAATCTActatgcttatatatatttatctaaatctaaatgctaaattatatttttgatcATGAATAGTTAATTGATATTGAAcagatttaattaatatcattaaatattataaatattttatgagattattaatattgcataataatttaaaaatattaagctATAAACACATATCATCTACTTtacatattaatatttaatttatattgtaaatataaaatttaaattatgttattttaattatttaaattcatgattaagaaattaaatttaattcacTATGATTGATAATTATAGTTATATATGTTCAAATTATTGGAATAGATATTATGACAgtgtaaaataggaaaaaaaatataattagctaagtttaaactcatttattttgcatctttctctcttattatgattttttatatttttgaattatgacTTGtactataaaaaaatgagaCATTAACGGCTAAAGACTAAAGACAATATTAAATTTCAtagttaatataatattattaatgattaaatataaatctctttattataagataaatttaaagatAGGCTAAATAAGTCGACAATAATATactatttttctattattattgattaaaatttttacacatgaaataatagaaaagaattattaagatttaactaacaattcataatataattatatattttttacaaatacacaaatataattattaaactaatataattggacattaattatttattgataatacaatatattaaaaaatgatgaacatattaaaatataattatatttttaaataaatattaatttgatgaaataatttaaattactttattatcatattttagattattatcataaattattatttaaattatttaataattatcataatttaaattattttatcagttataaattattttatttttatcataataataaattattttatttttattaaataaataattattaatattatttttataaattattttattttttatttaacaactaaatattaaaaaaaaaacaaaaataatggtGGGAGAGGCCTCGCCTCTTTCCCTCCAGCAAATCCCCAAATTCTTAAATCCGCATTCCTTCGTCTCCAGCCTCTTCCTCTCTTTCGCACTCCCGCCTTCGTCTCCCTCTCTTATACTCCTGCCGTTGCCGCCTCCTCGCTGCCTCTACGTCACCGTCGCCTCCAGATCCATTGCCTACTGGTCGTCGCCTCCACTGCCTCAACGCCGCCGCCGCCTAGAGCTCCATTGCAGCCTCCTCGCTGCCTCCAGTTCCGTCGCTGATCAGGTTTCTCTCTCTGACACTactgattttgtattttttatatccGATTTTGTGAGTAGGATGCCTAATTTTGGATTAgggttttttgattttttgacttCCATAATAGCCTCACGGTTAGCAGATTGTTGTCTTCAAATGATTGAAGTGGTAGGGAAAGGATGCCAGTTCCTATTGCTCAGTGAAATAAATtgctttttatttcttaaagcACTACTGATGCAAcattctattaaaaaaaaactacaataCTCCCATGTTCAAATCCTTAATACCCTTTATAGAAGAAATTAAGCCCCAGACCCCCACACAAATCCTTTAGACCCTTTATATATTTTCAGATGGTAATACTGCTGATCCATTAGTTTTATGAATTGGCGTTTTCAAAGTGGTTGCTGAAGCTGAGGCTTGTAGGGGGGATGTCAGGGTCTCGGCCCTGACAAGATAATTCTCCTAGGGTGAGGGGAATTAGGTTAGGaattgaagagagaaagagagaagggcaGAGAGAAACGAAAGAGAGAGAAGTCAACAGAGGGAAGTTGAGAGATAGGAAGGAATTTGAAAGTTGTCAAGTATTCCTCGGTGCCCCTTTTATTGAGAGGGAAAACCCCTTTACATAGGCCCATCCTCATTGGCAGTTACTCCTAACAATCGGTAGTTATTTCTTCAACCATCCCCAACCGTTTAACCTCCTAACTACAGCCTACAGGTTACTTTGTTACAACTGTACAACTGCAGCTAACAACCTATTGTTTTTTTGTTACAACTATTAGCTACGGTTACAACCTCCCCATACAACTGTTTAAACCCTCTAACCACCCTTAACCACCGTAGGGTCCTGACAGGGGAGTAGTTGTTCTGGTTGATAGCCTTAGTTGGAGTTCTTTTGTGTGTTTTCATGTTAGTCTTTCCTTGTTTATTTTGCCAAGTGATGTTGCTTAGAATATATGTGATGCATTATCGTTAGAGAGAACACAAGAACAATTAAAAACTAAACTCAGTCAATTCTCCCATTCAGTTATAAATCCTCCCTAATTAGGGAAGATATCAAAGATCAAAATGGTGTCCTAATTAGAATGGAAATtataatgtttaaaaaataacatagaagTAAGTGAACTAtactaaaaacaaatatattattttctacattttttccCTAGAATAATGTCTTCCATAATGTTTCCTTTCCTGTcctagaataataataaataatatattttattgcatTGAActtcataatatatatagatccTTGGGGATAAAATAAATCTCATAGCACAGAGAATTTGACCGAAGTTCCTCAAGTTTTGATGAGTGCTTCCCCATTGTTGATTGAAAGGATTGTCTAGAAGAAAGTTTAGTGTGTTTAAAGTTCTAGGTTTGCATGCACATACACTTAGGTATAGCTGAATTACATTTTGTGAGCTATCAAGTTTTACTTAGACTTATTCTGTAGATGTATGACCTAAAGTCTTGCTTACTGCTGTTCCTCCAATGATTGGGTAATAGCAATTCCACCTAGCGGGTTCCTTCAATATCCACTAAAATATATAGTTTCTTTGGTATCCTACTCCATCTATATAAATCTGTGAAGTCTCCGCGTTTGTTTTATGGCTAGTGAGCTGATTTTTTTTGCCACAGTACAAGTGCACtgcataattatatatttggatTGTAAATCACAATACTTGGGAGATAAAGTTTTATATAACTCATAAGCATCGAGTACTGTGCTTGTCTCACACACGGATGATGCATCTCCTATTTGAACTTCTGAACTTAGTTGGCAATTCAAGTTGTATGGCAAAAAAATATTCAGAATAACTAAACATGGTTAATTCAAATTTCTCTAAATAAAGTTATAATTAGGTAACACTGTTGTTAGAATCTTACGATTTACGATTCGAATCAAACGATTTGattcgattcatatagaaatcgagtcgaatctatAGGGTGGATCTAAAATCCCTTAAAATCgtacgattcacgattcgaatcATATGATTTGACTCGATTCGTATAGAAATCGAGTCAAATTTATAAGGTGAATCGTAAATCCCTTAGAATCAACTATGAATCGGACGAATCGACCGTGAATCGCATGAATAGCACGATTCGTCTGATTTATCCAATTCGTGCGACTTCGTCTGCATGTgcgctttaattaaatattcgtTTAATTTggctatttttgaaaacaaagaagatgatgaaaatgatgattcTCTTGAACttaaagatgaagatgattgataactagtgaagattatAGACAATGGAGTTCATTAGTAACCTTATagttgtaggttttttttttttctagtttgttattttgaaagtggtttggtttggtttggtgcaatttaaatttaaaggcaacataaatatacttttgtcttttggtataattttaaacttagcaaatatatttagaagtttatttatctatttatatttaaaagaattgatcatggtgggcacattatttattttttatggatatatattatttatagttgaaattgagaatgtgtaccgaatcttacgattcgattcgattctcgattcacgatttataaaataaggatttcgattctcgattAGAATCTCGATTTAACAACTATGTTAGGTAATACGATTTTATAGTATTCATAAAAATGTCATGATGTTAACTTGACTTGAAATTTTTGATGAAATGTAATTAGTTTTTCTTGATAGTTTGTATATATTGATATCATAATTTAATCACTGCTGATTTCTTATGAACTGTTTCTGCGACAGAGAGAAATTTTAGAGCACGGCTGTAGCAACAATTTCAGTGAAGCTGAAAAGGAGCAGATCCAAAAATCTAAGGTGgtgttctttttgtgttttagttttgtgttttgagttttgaattcattttgagttttgtgctTTGAGtatctgttttgaaatttttgaaaatgcgtcatttttgttattctgaaaaattatttttcaaaacagaaaattagaaaacatgtttattttgaaaatttaaaaatagtttctttttttgttattatgatatttaatttaataaatttaatttaaaataaataataaatatttattaataaattataaatttgattcaaatactttaaactataaaataaaattcaaaaaaaaaaaaaaaatcaacaaccttagaaatatcatttaaaaaaattaatacaaacaaaacatatcacatactcagtttaataaataaaaaaaatcaaataacacaaaaaaaattaaatcaggGAGCCGTAACCCATCTTCTTCATCTAGGGTTTTCTGTGGGGCCATCTTCTTCATTTAGGGTTTTCTGTGGGGGGGCGCTAGTCGCTATGGTGGTGGGGGGCGCTGGTCATGGTGGAGGCATTGGTCGCGATGGCGATGGGGGGTACTGGTCGCGGTGGCGGTGGGGGGCCAGGTCGATGACTGTGGTTGCGGTAGGGGCGCTGGTCGCGGTGGCGGTGGGGGCCAGGTCGATGACTGTGGTTGCGGTAGGGGGCGCTGGTCGCGGTGGCAGTGGAGTTGAAGGTCGACGGCGGTGGTGGTGGTTGTCGATGGCCAGacgaggagagagagagagagagaggagtggGTATGTGTAGGTGGGGGGAAGGGGGCTGTTTTCCgcattttgcatttgttttttgttttcagtgtattttcattgaaaacgctcaaaacaacaatttttccttaacaaaatttttagttgttttcgaaaatacgtttttaaaaataataaagagaatgcattttcagtgtttttaaaaattaaaaatagaaaacggcccgaaaatagaaaataggatAGGCCCTAACATTCTCTATTTAAGCTTTTGAATTTATAGGAAACAGGAATTAACATGTATGGATATGTGTGTTTAACATTCATGGCAATTCATAGACCAAACTTATATATCAATCTTTTTGATGGTTTAGCTGATTTGGGTCTGTAGCTCGGGTATTTTTATGCTTTCCTGGTGAGTTGATGTTGTATCCTGTTCTGGTTTCACAAGATAGAGAAGATATTGCTTCGTACATGTTATTAGATTAGATTCGCactgtttctgttttttttcatatctttttatatattcaCATACCCTATAGGTAtatgttccccccccccccccccccccccccccccccccccccccccccccctttaaGGGAACCATTCTTCTTGTTTTCCTGTTTTTGTAGGTTATGGTTTTACCTTTCTCTTTTAAGTCTAGTATACAATTTATTGATGAGCTCTGTTTGGAACttttctttattaataaaaaagttaGCAATGAATGTTTAGTGATATAGAAGGTAAACCAGTTCTCATTAATCATACTATTATATATACTATAATTTTAACTTCTTTTCCATTTGATTTGACGGCCAATAAGACCAGTTTTATTCCAAGcgaaagaaaaattataattaatccaAGGCAATTCCAAAACTAGATATGAGAATCCGTCTACAAATCTGATTATATGATTCATTT contains the following coding sequences:
- the LOC127813070 gene encoding phosphoribulokinase, chloroplastic-like isoform X1; the protein is MAVCTVYTVQSLNSPCSFSRSTKTQFGFRGEKVVFYGGNRGGAITCSADEKTVVIGLAADSGCGKSTFMRRLTSVFGGSAEPPKGGNPDSNTLISDMTTVICLDDFHLLDRNGRKEKGVTALHPRANNFDLMFEQIKALKEGKAVEKPIYNHVTGLLDAPEIIKPPRILVIEGLHPMYDKRVRDLLDFSIYLDISNEVKFAWKIQRDVAERGHSLESIKASIEARRTDFDTYIDPQKQYADAVIEVLPTRLIPDDDQGKFLRVRLIMKEGMKLFSPVYLFDEGSTIAWVPCGRKLTCSYPGIKFFYGPETYFGHEVCVLEMDGQFDRLDELIYIESHLSNISTKFYGEVTQQMLKHSDFPGSNNGTGLFQTIIGLKIRDLYEQIIAGGKAAASPLQATNA
- the LOC127813070 gene encoding phosphoribulokinase, chloroplastic-like isoform X2, which produces MAVCTVYTVQSLNSPCSFSRSTKTQFGFRGEKVVFYGGNRGGAITCSADEKTVVIGLAADSGCGKSTFMRRLTSVFGGSAEPPKGGNPDSNTLISDMTTVICLDDFHLLDRNGRKEKGVTALHPRANNFDLMFEQIKALKEGKAVEKPIYNHVTGLLDAPEIIKPPRILVIEGLHPMYDKRVRDLLDFSIYLDISNEVKFAWKIQRDVAERGHSLESIKASIEARRTDFDTYIDPQKQYADAVIEVLPTRLIPDDDQGKFLRVRLIMKEGMKLFSPVYLFDEGSTIAWVPCGRKLTCSYPGIKFFYGPETYFGHEVCVLEMDGQFDRLDELIYIESHLSNISTK